A single region of the Paraburkholderia megapolitana genome encodes:
- a CDS encoding alpha/beta hydrolase — protein sequence MSWQSTIACWFIRRKFRPHTLRTTVNAEAARAVMNKGARVPRVPAGWTLREQYGPSDAPLYGEWFERAGAAPTAPVILYLHGGGYYFCSPRTHRAITFGLGTRTDARVFSLDYRLAPEHPFPAALDDALAAYRQLVAQGTSPESIVIAGDSAGGGLALATLVALRDAGDVLPAGAILFSAWTDLAATGATIRTNDGADPMFSGPAIGRAAKLYLGDTPATNPYASPLYADLHGLPPLFMQAASTEVLLDDSRRVADSARAVGVTVDFEIWPKMPHVWQIWTPFIPEARRALDRAADFVRQVTRVETAQSASEMSIV from the coding sequence ATGAGTTGGCAAAGCACGATCGCCTGCTGGTTCATACGCAGGAAATTCCGTCCGCACACGTTACGCACGACAGTCAATGCAGAGGCTGCGCGCGCCGTGATGAACAAAGGCGCGCGGGTGCCGCGCGTGCCGGCGGGCTGGACGTTGCGCGAGCAGTACGGTCCCAGCGATGCGCCGCTGTATGGCGAATGGTTCGAGCGGGCAGGCGCGGCGCCGACGGCGCCTGTCATCCTGTATCTGCACGGTGGCGGGTATTACTTCTGTTCGCCGCGTACGCACCGTGCCATCACTTTCGGGTTGGGCACACGCACCGATGCGCGCGTGTTCTCGCTCGACTATCGCCTGGCTCCAGAGCATCCGTTTCCCGCTGCACTCGACGATGCGCTCGCGGCCTATCGCCAACTGGTTGCGCAGGGCACGTCGCCGGAGTCGATCGTGATTGCCGGCGACTCCGCGGGCGGCGGACTCGCACTGGCGACGCTCGTCGCGCTGCGCGATGCCGGCGATGTGTTGCCGGCCGGCGCGATCCTGTTTTCGGCGTGGACCGATCTCGCCGCGACAGGCGCGACGATCCGCACCAACGACGGCGCCGACCCGATGTTCAGCGGTCCGGCAATCGGCCGCGCAGCGAAGCTCTATCTCGGCGATACGCCCGCCACGAATCCCTATGCATCGCCGCTGTATGCCGACCTGCACGGCTTGCCGCCGCTCTTCATGCAGGCTGCGAGCACTGAAGTGCTGCTCGACGATTCGCGCCGGGTCGCCGACAGCGCTCGCGCAGTCGGCGTGACCGTCGACTTCGAAATCTGGCCGAAGATGCCGCACGTCTGGCAGATCTGGACGCCGTTTATTCCCGAGGCTCGTCGCGCACTCGATCGTGCGGCCGATTTCGTGCGTCAGGTCACGCGCGTAGAGACCGCTCAGTCGGCGAGCGAAATGTCGATCGTCTGA
- a CDS encoding MarR family winged helix-turn-helix transcriptional regulator, with translation MEVHDRVAIVQQFGRTYRAFMAAFEQYVGHPMPRWRILLALHEQDGESSQKRLVERLHIDPGALTRQLKTLEQMGWIARSMDTRDNRVTNVKLTDEGRAVTEASMPQRQAFFDDTMGALPDDAVVALSGALKMLEARIGEVAATVPAEADES, from the coding sequence ATGGAAGTACACGACCGCGTCGCCATCGTTCAGCAGTTCGGCCGCACGTATCGCGCGTTCATGGCGGCGTTCGAACAGTACGTCGGCCATCCGATGCCGCGCTGGCGGATTCTGCTCGCGCTACACGAGCAGGACGGGGAATCGTCCCAGAAGCGGCTTGTCGAGCGCTTGCACATTGACCCGGGTGCGCTCACGCGTCAGCTCAAGACACTCGAACAGATGGGCTGGATCGCGCGCAGCATGGACACACGCGACAACCGCGTCACTAACGTGAAGCTCACCGACGAAGGGCGCGCCGTCACGGAAGCGAGCATGCCGCAGCGGCAGGCGTTCTTTGACGACACGATGGGGGCACTGCCGGACGATGCGGTGGTTGCGCTGTCCGGCGCGTTGAAGATGCTTGAGGCACGCATCGGCGAGGTCGCCGCGACAGTGCCTGCAGAGGCCGACGAGAGCTGA
- a CDS encoding ATP-binding protein, with protein MAGVEKGVLIEGAGSMRVAWAGDLGLGASGVIRARVAGVSLLSGMSQSLLRILTMAFVFLTGDIAEATGDPRRSVERTTGAFPSIHTATTVDDAGTRNTDRPTINRRCDDCHLPVFAVSAQRVVADGTLRMYKRDARASMVTTVRAGDDGRWRIYTLCLLPLLLALSTALPIALRKLHLLRREITERKQHERQLTSQLDLVQTTSQTKDDFLATMSHELRTPMNGVLGLVDMLERMPLTAEQREMLGTINVSAITLLQILDDLLDYSRIEAGHLTVESEPLDLRQLIDSTVTMMVTRAHEKGLSVRMNIASDLAATLRGDRARLRQVLLNLLGNAIKFTSSGRIEVDVSATYADAQHQIVEIAVTDSGIGIAPDVQMQIFEPFVQAEPSTSRRFGGVGLGLAICRRLVHLMGGTLELRSAPGVGTCVTLRVVLPVEGQCYLPDVLGDDRLASPSSTLAGLSVDDIPALPDRELAIARGTLVLVAEDDPVHQALIRHQLASLGFACDVVDDGTQALAALKQTHYGCLISDCHMPGLSGYGLARWVRENEWNACGVTGRTKILGITANTGPDDPRLCREAGMDDCIVKPVRLAALREHLGKWFGEPGAYASSAPPAQEAPRPSAPIDLTYMTELWGSETTVKTLLEAFVSAVRDDMRALHPLLDDPDVERLLAWHHRVAGAASVLQYPPLLDVLEAYRRDIVTKPIESLRADGLALLDTCNALLDDIEAQATSLA; from the coding sequence ATGGCAGGTGTGGAAAAGGGAGTGCTGATTGAGGGCGCGGGTTCGATGCGGGTCGCGTGGGCCGGTGATCTGGGTTTGGGCGCATCTGGTGTGATTCGGGCACGGGTGGCCGGCGTGTCGCTTCTATCAGGTATGTCGCAATCGCTGTTGCGCATTCTGACAATGGCGTTCGTGTTCTTGACCGGCGATATTGCCGAGGCGACGGGCGACCCACGCCGGAGCGTTGAGCGGACAACCGGCGCATTTCCATCGATACACACGGCGACGACGGTCGACGACGCAGGCACACGAAACACCGATCGTCCGACGATCAACCGGCGCTGTGACGATTGCCACCTGCCGGTGTTTGCCGTAAGCGCGCAACGCGTGGTCGCGGATGGCACGCTGCGGATGTACAAGCGTGATGCCCGTGCTTCGATGGTCACGACTGTTCGAGCCGGCGACGACGGCCGGTGGCGTATCTACACGCTGTGCCTGCTGCCGTTGCTGCTCGCGCTCAGCACCGCGCTACCGATTGCGCTGCGCAAGCTCCACCTGTTGCGGCGTGAAATCACTGAGCGCAAACAGCATGAGCGGCAGCTCACGTCGCAACTCGATCTCGTCCAGACCACGTCGCAAACAAAGGACGACTTTCTCGCGACGATGAGCCATGAATTGCGCACCCCGATGAACGGCGTACTGGGTCTCGTCGATATGCTGGAGCGTATGCCGCTTACTGCGGAACAGCGCGAGATGCTAGGCACGATCAACGTCTCGGCAATCACGTTGCTGCAGATTCTCGACGACCTGCTCGACTACTCGAGAATCGAAGCAGGGCACCTCACCGTCGAATCCGAACCGCTCGACCTGCGGCAACTGATCGACAGCACGGTGACCATGATGGTGACCCGCGCGCACGAGAAGGGGTTGAGTGTGCGGATGAACATCGCCTCTGATCTTGCGGCGACATTGCGCGGCGACAGAGCCCGGTTGCGGCAGGTTCTTCTCAACCTGCTCGGCAATGCGATCAAGTTCACGTCTAGCGGCCGCATCGAAGTGGATGTCTCGGCTACCTATGCCGACGCCCAGCACCAGATCGTCGAAATCGCGGTGACGGACTCCGGCATCGGCATCGCGCCGGATGTGCAGATGCAGATCTTCGAGCCGTTCGTGCAGGCCGAGCCGTCGACGAGCCGCCGCTTCGGTGGTGTGGGTCTCGGTCTTGCGATCTGCAGACGGCTTGTGCATCTGATGGGCGGCACGCTTGAGTTGCGTAGCGCTCCCGGTGTCGGTACCTGCGTGACATTGCGCGTCGTCCTGCCGGTCGAAGGGCAATGCTACCTGCCCGATGTGCTGGGGGATGATCGACTGGCATCTCCGTCGTCTACGCTCGCTGGTTTATCCGTTGATGACATACCCGCGTTGCCCGATCGCGAGCTGGCGATCGCCCGCGGAACGCTCGTGCTTGTCGCCGAAGACGATCCGGTTCACCAGGCGCTGATCCGTCATCAACTGGCGTCGCTCGGTTTTGCCTGCGATGTCGTGGACGACGGTACGCAGGCGCTCGCCGCACTTAAGCAAACTCACTACGGTTGCCTGATTTCGGATTGCCACATGCCGGGGCTATCGGGCTACGGCCTGGCACGATGGGTACGCGAGAACGAGTGGAACGCGTGCGGCGTAACGGGACGAACGAAGATTCTCGGCATCACGGCGAACACCGGCCCCGACGATCCACGTCTGTGTCGTGAAGCCGGCATGGACGACTGCATCGTCAAACCCGTGCGCCTCGCCGCCTTGCGCGAGCATCTGGGCAAATGGTTCGGCGAGCCTGGTGCATACGCATCGTCCGCACCGCCGGCGCAAGAAGCGCCTCGGCCGAGTGCGCCCATCGATCTGACCTACATGACAGAATTGTGGGGCAGCGAAACCACAGTGAAGACGCTACTGGAGGCGTTCGTCTCAGCGGTACGCGACGACATGCGCGCGCTGCATCCGTTACTCGACGATCCCGATGTAGAGCGTCTGTTGGCGTGGCACCACCGCGTCGCGGGTGCCGCGAGCGTGCTGCAATATCCGCCGCTACTCGACGTGCTCGAAGCGTACCGGCGCGATATTGTGACGAAGCCCATCGAATCTCTGCGCGCCGATGGGCTCGCGCTACTCGATACCTGCAACGCGCTGCTGGACGACATCGAGGCGCAGGCAACGTCGCTCGCATAA
- a CDS encoding EcsC family protein, whose translation MESNPLATPVLSPDDLNALRRAKHELESPALTMKLASIVGAPLEKLLARMPAFANEKVGDATQLALRKCLQLALRTLNRADPAAASATPDKPSNLLHKFAVATTGAAGGAFGLFALPVELPVTTTLMFRSICDIARSEGEDLSSVETQLQCLTVLGMGSASKADDDADFGYFIMRGALAQAVSKASSEIASKGFATHGSAALLRLVNTIAARFSVQVSEQVAAKSIPAIGAVLGAMVNTVFIDHFQQVAHGHFTVRRLERQYGTETVEAAYQTIDISLAD comes from the coding sequence ATGGAGTCGAATCCGCTCGCCACACCCGTCCTGTCACCCGACGATCTGAACGCGCTGCGGCGCGCGAAACACGAGCTCGAAAGCCCCGCGCTGACGATGAAGCTCGCGAGTATTGTCGGTGCGCCGCTGGAAAAACTGCTGGCGCGGATGCCCGCGTTCGCCAACGAGAAGGTCGGCGATGCGACCCAGCTCGCGTTGCGCAAATGCCTGCAACTCGCGTTGCGCACGCTTAACCGGGCGGACCCGGCGGCTGCTTCGGCTACGCCGGATAAGCCAAGCAACCTGCTGCACAAGTTCGCGGTCGCGACGACCGGCGCGGCGGGCGGCGCGTTCGGCCTGTTTGCACTACCGGTCGAATTGCCGGTCACGACGACATTGATGTTTCGCTCGATCTGCGACATCGCGCGTAGCGAAGGAGAGGATCTGTCGTCGGTGGAAACGCAGTTGCAGTGCCTGACCGTGCTCGGCATGGGCAGCGCATCGAAGGCCGACGACGATGCCGATTTCGGCTACTTCATCATGCGCGGCGCGCTGGCGCAGGCGGTGTCGAAGGCATCGTCGGAGATTGCGAGCAAGGGGTTTGCCACGCACGGTTCGGCCGCTTTGCTGCGGCTCGTGAACACGATTGCCGCGCGCTTCTCGGTGCAGGTCAGCGAGCAGGTCGCGGCAAAATCGATTCCGGCGATCGGCGCGGTACTGGGCGCGATGGTCAACACGGTCTTCATCGATCACTTCCAGCAGGTCGCGCACGGCCACTTCACCGTGCGCAGGCTGGAGCGTCAGTACGGCACGGAAACCGTCGAAGCCGCGTATCAGACGATCGACATTTCGCTCGCCGACTGA
- a CDS encoding MDR family MFS transporter, with protein MAVHTAAHHSSGQVLPFRESLLAMLGISFVTMLVALDQTVVGTALPTIVSELKGFDLYAWVATSYLLTSVITVPIFGRLGDYYGRKPFVIASIVLFTGASVLCGAANSMLFLVLARGLQGIGGGMLVGTAFACIPDLFPDSVVRLRWQVMMSSAFGIANAVGPSLGGFLTQYSGWRSVFYVNLPVGLLSLFFVWRYLPHLRHIEHKDKMRLDWPGALLIAAVLGCLQLFVEMLPKHGVSVGTAALLAVSVASAYGLWRWEKSFPQAILPIDMFRNRSLSALFTLSVLGGFTMFSMLFYAPLLFQGGFGMSPKEAGLVITPLVVFITIGSIANGRIVSRVRNPNLMLFIGFALVAIACLGVVVATRSMPQWLLMSFMIIGGLGLGFVMPNLTIFAQQTAGREHLGIATALLQSLRMIGGMLGTALTGTLVTHMYASGVRNALESDHAMQWSSDLGDPQILINHDEQQTLLGQLAHAGHNGGMLLESAREALVGAIHVGLALAAVIAVVSIWQSRRVPPIKLHRQVEPTVHVD; from the coding sequence ATGGCTGTCCATACCGCGGCCCACCACTCGAGTGGGCAAGTTTTACCGTTCCGTGAATCGCTACTAGCGATGCTCGGCATCTCCTTCGTGACGATGCTCGTCGCGCTCGACCAGACCGTGGTCGGCACGGCGCTGCCCACCATCGTGTCCGAGCTGAAAGGCTTCGATCTCTACGCGTGGGTCGCGACCTCCTATCTGCTCACCTCCGTCATCACCGTTCCGATCTTCGGCCGGCTCGGCGACTATTACGGGCGCAAGCCGTTCGTGATTGCGTCGATCGTCCTGTTCACCGGTGCGTCGGTGCTGTGCGGCGCCGCCAACAGCATGCTGTTCCTCGTGCTCGCGCGCGGGTTGCAAGGGATCGGCGGCGGCATGCTGGTCGGCACCGCGTTCGCGTGCATTCCCGACCTGTTCCCCGATTCGGTGGTGCGTCTGCGCTGGCAGGTGATGATGAGTTCGGCGTTCGGCATCGCGAATGCGGTCGGACCGTCGCTGGGTGGCTTTCTCACGCAGTACTCCGGCTGGCGCTCGGTGTTCTACGTGAATCTGCCTGTCGGTCTGCTCTCGTTGTTTTTCGTCTGGCGTTATCTGCCGCATCTGCGGCACATCGAGCATAAAGACAAGATGCGGCTCGACTGGCCCGGTGCCTTGCTGATCGCCGCCGTGCTCGGTTGCCTGCAGCTCTTCGTCGAAATGCTGCCGAAGCATGGTGTGTCGGTCGGCACGGCGGCGCTGCTCGCAGTCAGCGTTGCCTCCGCATACGGTTTGTGGCGCTGGGAAAAGTCGTTCCCGCAAGCCATCCTGCCCATCGATATGTTCCGCAATCGCAGTCTGTCCGCGCTGTTTACGCTCTCGGTGCTCGGCGGCTTCACGATGTTCTCGATGCTGTTTTACGCACCGCTGCTGTTTCAGGGTGGGTTCGGCATGTCGCCGAAAGAGGCGGGTCTCGTCATCACGCCGCTCGTCGTGTTCATTACGATCGGGAGTATCGCGAACGGCCGGATCGTGTCGCGGGTGCGCAATCCGAATCTGATGCTGTTTATCGGCTTTGCGCTCGTTGCGATCGCGTGCCTCGGCGTCGTCGTCGCGACGCGCTCGATGCCGCAATGGCTACTCATGTCGTTCATGATCATCGGCGGCCTGGGGCTCGGCTTCGTGATGCCGAATCTCACCATCTTCGCGCAGCAGACCGCGGGCCGCGAACACCTCGGCATCGCGACTGCGCTGCTGCAATCGCTGCGGATGATCGGCGGGATGCTCGGCACAGCGCTTACCGGTACGCTCGTCACGCACATGTACGCGAGCGGTGTGCGCAACGCGCTGGAAAGCGATCACGCGATGCAATGGAGCAGCGATCTCGGCGACCCGCAGATCCTGATCAATCACGACGAGCAGCAGACCTTGCTCGGCCAGCTCGCGCATGCCGGACACAATGGCGGCATGCTGCTGGAGTCGGCGCGCGAAGCGCTCGTCGGTGCGATCCATGTCGGGCTCGCACTGGCCGCGGTGATCGCCGTCGTGTCGATCTGGCAGAGCCGGCGCGTGCCGCCCATCAAGCTGCATCGCCAGGTTGAACCGACGGTTCACGTGGACTGA
- a CDS encoding amino acid deaminase, with protein sequence MKVTNYQGATIDPYSKGLGMVPGTSIQLTDAARLEWNLLDEDVSLPAAVLYAERVEHNLKWMQAFVAEYGLKLAPHGKTTMAPQLFRRQIETGAWGITLATAHQVRAAYRGGVSRVLMANQLVGKHNMLMIAELLSDPDFEFFCLVDSVDGVEQLGKFFGSVGKSLQVLLELGVPGGRTGVRDEAQRNAVLDAIARYPDALKLAGVELYEGVLKEEDEVRAFLRSAVTTTLALADAGRFARTPAVLSGAGSAWYDVVAEEFSKASDGERIEIVLRPGCYLTHDVGVYRKAQTDIFARNPVAKKMGEGLLPALQLWAYVQSIPEPDRAIIGLGKRDSAFDSGMPEPARHYRPGTGGQPRDIAASEGWEIFGLMDQHAYLRIPAGADLKVGDMIAFDISHPCLTFDKWRQLLVVDPAYRVTEVIETFF encoded by the coding sequence ATGAAAGTTACAAACTATCAGGGCGCGACGATTGATCCTTATAGCAAGGGCTTGGGCATGGTTCCCGGTACCAGCATCCAGTTGACGGATGCCGCGCGTCTCGAATGGAATCTGCTCGACGAAGACGTCAGTCTGCCGGCCGCGGTGCTGTATGCGGAGCGTGTCGAACACAACCTCAAATGGATGCAGGCGTTCGTCGCGGAGTACGGTCTCAAGCTCGCACCGCACGGCAAGACGACGATGGCGCCGCAGCTGTTTCGCCGGCAGATCGAAACGGGTGCGTGGGGTATCACGCTCGCTACCGCGCATCAGGTGCGGGCCGCGTATCGCGGCGGCGTATCGCGCGTGCTGATGGCGAATCAACTGGTCGGCAAACACAACATGCTGATGATCGCGGAGCTGTTGAGCGATCCGGACTTCGAATTCTTTTGTCTCGTCGATTCCGTCGATGGTGTCGAACAACTGGGCAAGTTCTTCGGCTCGGTGGGCAAGTCGCTGCAGGTGCTGCTCGAACTCGGTGTACCGGGCGGTCGCACCGGCGTGCGCGACGAGGCGCAGCGCAACGCGGTGCTCGACGCGATTGCGCGTTATCCGGATGCGTTGAAGCTCGCCGGCGTCGAACTGTATGAAGGCGTGTTGAAGGAAGAAGATGAAGTGCGCGCGTTTCTGCGCAGCGCGGTAACGACGACGCTCGCACTCGCCGATGCCGGTCGTTTCGCGCGCACGCCGGCAGTGCTGTCGGGTGCGGGATCGGCGTGGTACGACGTGGTCGCGGAAGAATTTTCGAAGGCGTCGGATGGCGAGCGCATCGAGATCGTGCTGCGCCCCGGCTGCTATCTGACGCACGACGTCGGCGTGTACCGGAAGGCGCAGACCGATATCTTCGCGCGCAATCCGGTGGCAAAGAAAATGGGTGAGGGGTTATTGCCGGCGTTGCAGTTGTGGGCCTACGTGCAATCGATTCCCGAACCCGATCGCGCGATTATCGGTCTCGGCAAGCGCGATTCCGCCTTCGATTCGGGCATGCCGGAGCCGGCGCGCCACTATCGGCCGGGCACCGGTGGGCAGCCGCGCGACATCGCCGCGAGCGAAGGCTGGGAAATATTCGGGCTGATGGACCAGCATGCGTATCTGCGCATTCCGGCAGGCGCCGATCTGAAAGTCGGCGACATGATCGCCTTCGACATCTCGCATCCGTGCCTGACGTTCGACAAATGGCGTCAGTTGCTGGTTGTCGATCCGGCTTACCGCGTGACGGAAGTGATCGAGACGTTTTTCTGA
- a CDS encoding CHRD domain-containing protein, whose product MIAIRKLNLAVVLWALATGVAFADTVALKADLEPSSEVPPRVSHGHGMLNASFDTSTKALQWTATYEGLTGPATMAHFHGPAPVGQNAKVQVPIDKNALASPIKGAATLTDQQAADLMAGQWYFNVHTAQNPSGEIRGQVLPAN is encoded by the coding sequence ATGATTGCGATACGCAAATTGAATCTGGCTGTCGTGTTGTGGGCGCTCGCAACGGGCGTGGCGTTTGCCGATACGGTGGCGCTCAAGGCCGATCTCGAGCCGTCCAGCGAAGTGCCGCCGCGTGTGAGTCATGGGCACGGCATGCTGAATGCATCATTCGATACGTCGACGAAGGCGCTGCAATGGACCGCGACTTACGAAGGCCTGACGGGCCCCGCGACGATGGCGCATTTCCACGGGCCTGCGCCGGTCGGACAGAACGCCAAGGTTCAGGTGCCGATCGACAAGAACGCGCTCGCCAGTCCGATCAAGGGCGCAGCGACGTTGACCGATCAGCAGGCCGCCGATCTGATGGCCGGCCAGTGGTACTTCAATGTGCACACGGCGCAGAATCCGTCGGGTGAAATTCGCGGGCAGGTCCTGCCTGCCAACTAG